ACTTGGCTGGAATTGTTGTTGGATAACCTAGTGAACACGTCACAGCACagcatataattatattatgtCTCCCGTGATATGAAGTTTTCTTATTTAATGGCAGTACACCTGTATTTACTGGTGACGGAGAAGGAGGAAGTGGTTTTGCAGTGGCGGCGGCAGCAGCAACTGCTGCTGCTAATGGTGGCTCTGGGTATGACTTTGGAGTTGATCCCAACATTGATCCTGAGCTGGCTCTCGCCCTTAGAGTTTCTATGGAAGAGGAAAGGGCTAGGCAAGAAGCTGCTGCCAAAAGAGCTTCTGAAGAAGCTGGTGGGAAAGGAGGGGAACCGTCATCCAAATCAGAAGATGCAACCATGACAGATCAAGCTAATGTTTCTTCTCCCAATGAGGATAAGAAACATACTGATAATATGGTTGGTTTCAGTtcctcttttgattttttttgtgtaTGCATTCTTACATGATCTTGTATAGTTCTTAAAGTCTATATTGTTGTTTTTTCTGTCGTCATTTATTATCCTTCAAAGAACTGTTGTAATTTGAATTGTCCTTGGCTCATGATATGTGTGATAGGTTGATGAGAATGACTTGCTGAAGGAGGCTCTTGCAATGTCAATGAACGTCTCTGGAACTGGTCATTCAGCAGGTGATACTGAGATGTCCGAAGCAACTAGTGCGGATCAGGAGTTGGCATTAGGTGTGTTCTTTTGTTTcttacattttatattgttagtTTTGTGTGGAAACTTGAGCTTCTTTTACTTGTTTGCTTGTGGAGATCTATTTATAAGATACCTCTGTTCTGTTCCATGCACACTCGTTTAACACGAGATATATCCTCTTACAAACTTCAATTTGTACAAGTATTCTTGTATGATTCTTGGATCACATTCATTTTAATAGATTCTAGTCTATCTCTATAATCATTTGACTTTAAAGAAGTAAGCATTACCTTCAGAAGAGTAAGGCATTCCTTAGTGGTCTACTTGCTTTATGTAATCCACTGTCAGCTGTTGTTACTAGTGGTATGGTTTTCTTAATTCCAAATCTATGAATTATGGATTCACGCCAATTCATACCCGTAGCTGCCCTGAGAACGTGAATCATTTACTAGTTGGGTGTCAAAATGTGAAACACCTATCATGTGACCTTTTTTGGTTCTTCCTTTTACCTTTTGTCTACTTAATTAATGTGGCCTTTAATTTGAAAATCTTAACTTTGACAAAGAGATACTTGTTTCGGCTTGCTTATTATATCTTTGCTGCATGCAGCTCTTCAAATGTCGATGCAGGAAAGTGCAGGAGAGCCATCCTCCCAGACCGATGCGAGCAAGGTGTTGGAGGATCAGTCTTTTATATCATCTATCCTTGAATCTGTACGTGTAATAGAACCCAACTCTTTTACTATATATAGAGCTATTTTTTctgttgctttttttttttctgatatgTTATTTTTCTTACAGCTTCCAGGAGTTGACCCCAACGATCCTTCAGTGAAAGATCTTCTTGCATCTCTGAAGAATCAGTCTGAGGTGTGTTCACAAACCTTCTACATAACTTCTTGCATGAATGGTTATGATCCTGAATTTTCTGTCACAAAATTCATCTTTTGATTTGGTGTTAATATCTGTTGTTCCTGTAAGTTTCTAGAATGtaagttttttgtttcttccaaAACGAAAAGTTTCTAGAATTTACTTTCAACTACTAAATGGTTTCTCTTCTATGTAATTGCTGTCCCAGCAGAAGGACAAAGAAGAACCATCGAACAAGGACAAATGAAGATTGTGACTAGAACGACTTCTGTATCTTGAAAGTAAGCATTCAGATTCTGAGGGAGGCTTCTTTAAATTGTGGGAGGATGATACAAGAACAGATGTAGATTAGGGTTTTAGTGACTAtactttaatcaaattattcTGCATTTATATTCATGTTGAGCAGAACTTAAGCAATGGGATGAACTCTTCCGAACTTCTTGCCATCATTTACAGTTGTTTTATTGGACAAAAAAGAAGGATAAGAACAGAGAGATTTCCAGATCCCATATGTTTACTGTGTTTTAATAGTCTGCAATACGCTGGTAGTGGTTTCGGTCCTGTTTTT
This genomic interval from Malus domestica chromosome 05, GDT2T_hap1 contains the following:
- the LOC103436261 gene encoding 26S proteasome non-ATPase regulatory subunit 4 homolog isoform X1, with the protein product MVLEATMICVDNSEWMRNGDYSPSRLQAQADAINLICGAKTQANPENTVGVLTMAGKGVRVLATPTSDLGRILACMHGLEMGGEMNIAAAIQVAQLALKHRQNKNQQQRIIVFAGSPVKFEKKLLESIGKKLKKNSVALDIVDFGEEDDGKPEKLEALLSAVNNNESSHIVHVPPGPNALSDVLISTPVFTGDGEGGSGFAVAAAAATAAANGGSGYDFGVDPNIDPELALALRVSMEEERARQEAAAKRASEEAGGKGGEPSSKSEDATMTDQANVSSPNEDKKHTDNMVDENDLLKEALAMSMNVSGTGHSAGDTEMSEATSADQELALALQMSMQESAGEPSSQTDASKVLEDQSFISSILESLPGVDPNDPSVKDLLASLKNQSEQKDKEEPSNKDK
- the LOC103436261 gene encoding 26S proteasome non-ATPase regulatory subunit 4 homolog isoform X2, producing MVLEATMICVDNSEWMRNGDYSPSRLQAQADAINLICGAKTQANPENTVGVLTMAGKGVRVLATPTSDLGRILACMHGLEMGGEMNIAAAIQVAQLALKHRQNKNQQQRIIVFAGSPVKFEKKLLESIGKKLKKNSVALDIVDFGEEDDGKPEKLEALLSAVNNNESSHIVHVPPGPNALSDVLISTPVFTGDGEGGSGFAVAAAAATAAANGGSGYDFGVDPNIDPELALALRVSMEEERARQEAAAKRASEEAGGKGGEPSSKSEDATMTDQANVSSPNEDKKHTDNMVDENDLLKEALAMSMNVSGTGHSAGDTEMSEATSADQELALALQMSMQESAGEPSSQTDASKVLEDQSFISSILESLPGVDPNDPSVKDLLASLKNQSEKDKEEPSNKDK